One Faecalicatena sp. Marseille-Q4148 DNA window includes the following coding sequences:
- a CDS encoding phosphoglucosamine mutase, whose translation MGKYFGTDGFRGEANKVLTVEHAFKIGRYLGWYFGQDHKAQIVIGKDTRRSSYMFEYALASGLTASGADAYLLHVTTTPSVSYVTRTEDFDCGIMISASHNPYYDNGIKLINGQGQKIEAEIEKKIEAYLDGETEELPLAVRGEIGRTVDYSAGRNRYIGQLISLATRSFKGKRVGLDCANGSASAIAKSVYDALGAKTYVISNEPDGININTNCGSTHIEQLQAFVKEKNLDIGFAFDGDADRCIAVDENGNVVDGDLILYVCGKYLKEQGRLNHDTVVTTVMSNLGLYKAFDKAGIDYEKTKVGDKYVYENMSQNNYSLGGEQSGHIIFSKHATTGDGILTSLMIMEAVLEKKQSLGKLTEEVKIYPQLLKNVRVSDKTAAKTHPAVVKAIEDVEEALGQEGRILVRESGTEPLLRVMVEAGTDELCEKYVHQVIDVMKEEGLVTE comes from the coding sequence ATGGGGAAATATTTTGGAACAGACGGATTTCGCGGGGAAGCCAACAAAGTACTGACAGTGGAGCATGCATTTAAGATTGGACGGTATCTTGGATGGTATTTCGGACAGGATCATAAGGCACAGATCGTAATAGGAAAAGATACACGAAGAAGCAGTTACATGTTTGAATATGCATTGGCATCAGGACTGACAGCTTCCGGAGCGGATGCATATCTTCTTCATGTAACGACAACACCGAGCGTATCTTATGTAACACGAACAGAAGACTTTGACTGCGGCATCATGATTTCTGCAAGCCATAACCCATATTATGATAATGGAATTAAGCTGATTAATGGTCAGGGACAGAAGATTGAAGCAGAGATTGAAAAGAAGATTGAAGCCTATTTAGATGGGGAGACAGAAGAACTTCCGCTTGCTGTGCGGGGAGAGATCGGAAGAACGGTAGATTATTCCGCAGGCCGTAATCGCTATATCGGGCAGCTGATTTCTTTGGCGACAAGATCGTTTAAGGGAAAACGTGTTGGACTTGATTGTGCAAATGGAAGTGCATCAGCCATTGCAAAGAGTGTTTATGATGCTCTGGGAGCGAAAACTTATGTCATCAGTAATGAGCCGGACGGGATCAATATCAATACGAATTGCGGATCTACCCATATTGAACAGCTTCAGGCATTTGTGAAAGAAAAAAACTTGGATATCGGATTTGCATTTGACGGAGACGCAGATCGCTGTATTGCGGTGGACGAGAATGGAAATGTTGTGGATGGCGATCTGATTCTTTATGTATGCGGTAAATATCTGAAAGAACAGGGAAGGCTGAACCACGATACGGTAGTGACAACAGTTATGTCTAACCTCGGTCTGTATAAAGCATTTGATAAGGCAGGAATTGATTATGAGAAGACAAAGGTAGGAGACAAATATGTGTATGAGAATATGTCTCAGAACAACTACTCACTCGGCGGAGAGCAGTCCGGACATATCATTTTCAGCAAACATGCAACAACAGGAGACGGAATCCTTACTTCACTGATGATCATGGAGGCAGTTCTTGAGAAGAAACAGAGTCTTGGAAAGCTGACAGAAGAGGTGAAGATTTATCCGCAGCTGCTGAAAAATGTGCGTGTGTCCGATAAGACGGCAGCAAAGACACATCCGGCTGTTGTAAAAGCAATTGAGGATGTGGAAGAAGCCCTTGGACAGGAAGGACGTATTCTTGTAAGAGAGAGCGGAACAGAACCGCTGCTGCGTGTTATGGTTGAGGCAGGAACGGATGAACTTTGTGAGAAATATGTACACCAGGTTATTGATGTTATGAAAGAAGAAGGTCTTGTAACAGAATAA
- a CDS encoding MATE family efflux transporter — translation MKKVDLLNGPITASLARLAFPIMGTSFIQMAYNLTDMVWIGGIGSGAVAAVGAAGMFTWLFNGTITVPKIGGQIKVAHALGAGETEHAVQYAKGDLQIGIFFSILFGIISVLFAGPLISFYKLNDPAVIADAKAYLMITGGLVIFNFLNQIFTGLMTALGSSIVTFRSTTVGLVINIILDPLLIYGVGPLPKLGVAGAAIATVFAQIIVFFMYIRALSSESLLFSNMHLLKPASMSHIIEMVKLGLPVGLQSMLFSMISMTIARIVADYGAAAVAVQKVGAQIESIAWMTAEGFGSAVNSFIAQNHGAGKKERIRKGYFTAMTIMLLWGTFTSVVLFVFPEQLMHIFIHEADVVPLGVDYLKILAVSEVFACLEMTAAGAFQGLGKSIFSSLIIIIFTALRIPMALALSATALGLNGVWWSISISSIIRGLLLPAAFGYVLHRYMKSAADNKFI, via the coding sequence ATGAAAAAAGTTGATTTATTAAACGGACCGATTACTGCTTCTCTCGCCCGACTTGCATTTCCGATTATGGGCACCTCTTTTATACAGATGGCGTACAATCTAACTGATATGGTCTGGATTGGAGGCATCGGAAGCGGTGCAGTTGCCGCAGTTGGCGCTGCCGGTATGTTTACATGGCTTTTTAACGGCACAATTACTGTGCCAAAGATTGGCGGGCAGATTAAAGTCGCTCATGCGCTTGGAGCCGGAGAAACAGAACATGCAGTTCAATATGCCAAAGGGGATCTGCAGATTGGCATTTTCTTTAGTATTCTATTTGGAATCATCAGTGTCTTATTTGCCGGACCGCTCATCAGTTTTTACAAATTAAATGATCCTGCGGTAATTGCAGACGCAAAAGCCTATCTTATGATTACCGGCGGACTTGTTATCTTTAATTTCCTAAATCAGATCTTTACCGGACTGATGACTGCTCTCGGAAGCAGCATTGTTACCTTTCGCTCCACAACGGTCGGACTGGTGATCAATATCATCCTTGATCCCCTGCTGATCTACGGAGTCGGACCGCTCCCGAAGCTTGGAGTTGCCGGAGCTGCGATCGCAACTGTCTTCGCGCAGATCATCGTATTTTTTATGTACATAAGAGCGCTCTCCTCGGAGTCTTTGCTCTTCTCAAATATGCATCTGCTCAAACCGGCATCAATGTCCCATATCATCGAGATGGTCAAGCTCGGTCTTCCGGTAGGTCTTCAGAGCATGCTCTTTTCTATGATTTCCATGACCATCGCCCGTATCGTGGCAGATTATGGAGCAGCCGCCGTAGCTGTACAGAAAGTTGGAGCACAGATTGAAAGCATTGCCTGGATGACTGCAGAAGGATTCGGCTCTGCTGTCAATTCCTTTATTGCGCAAAATCACGGTGCCGGCAAAAAGGAGCGTATCCGCAAAGGCTATTTTACCGCTATGACAATCATGCTTCTTTGGGGAACCTTCACAAGCGTTGTGCTTTTTGTCTTCCCGGAACAGCTTATGCATATCTTCATTCATGAAGCAGATGTTGTGCCGCTTGGAGTAGATTATCTGAAAATCCTTGCCGTTTCCGAAGTATTTGCATGTCTTGAAATGACTGCTGCCGGAGCTTTCCAGGGACTTGGAAAATCTATCTTCTCCTCGCTTATCATTATTATTTTTACTGCGCTTCGAATTCCTATGGCATTAGCGCTTTCCGCTACTGCGCTTGGATTAAACGGCGTCTGGTGGAGTATTTCAATTTCCAGCATTATCCGCGGACTTCTTCTCCCTGCTGCCTTTGGCTATGTTCTTCATCGCTACATGAAATCTGCAGCAGATAATAAATTTATTTAA
- the smpB gene encoding SsrA-binding protein SmpB, with product MAKGQGTKLIANNKKAYHDYFILDTYEAGIALHGTEVKSLRMGQCSIKEAFIRIENGEMFIYGMHISPYEKGNIFNKDPLRTRKLLLHKNEILKMLGKMKEKGIAVIPLKVYLKGSLVKVEIGLARGKKLYDKRDDIAKKDQKREAEREFKVRNFG from the coding sequence ATGGCAAAAGGACAGGGGACGAAGCTGATCGCAAATAATAAAAAGGCGTATCACGATTATTTTATTTTGGACACATATGAAGCAGGAATCGCGCTCCACGGTACGGAAGTGAAATCACTCCGCATGGGGCAGTGCAGCATTAAAGAAGCTTTCATTCGGATTGAGAATGGGGAAATGTTTATCTACGGTATGCATATCAGTCCTTATGAGAAGGGAAATATTTTCAATAAAGATCCGCTGCGGACGAGAAAACTGCTCCTTCATAAAAATGAGATTCTGAAAATGCTTGGCAAAATGAAGGAGAAAGGAATTGCCGTGATTCCGCTGAAAGTATATTTAAAGGGAAGTCTTGTAAAAGTGGAGATCGGTCTTGCACGCGGTAAGAAACTTTATGATAAGCGGGATGATATTGCGAAGAAAGACCAGAAGCGAGAAGCAGAACGAGAATTCAAAGTGCGTAATTTTGGTTAA
- the rnr gene encoding ribonuclease R: MKNTFEKRKKLIYDFICDEFYVPMKFKEIAMLLQVPKEARGDLKEVLESLETEGKIHVTQTGKYMKGEANKLIGYFQANARGFGFVTIENEEEDIFIGEDDLGGAFDGDRVEVVIIKKPDGKRKEGKIVKILERGVTKVVGYFQRSKNFGFVLPDNQKFQKDIFIPLERSKGAVTGHKVVAEITSYGSKDKKPEGKIVEILGHVNDPGVDIMSIIRTYDLPTEFPEKVLNQAERVSSPVSTQDMAGRMDLRQWQMVTIDGEDAKDLDDAISIEEDGDRYRLGVHIADVTNYVQENSALDWEALKRGTSVYLADRVIPMLPHILSNGICSLNAGEDRLALSCIMWIDRKGNVTDHKIAETVIRVDERMSYTSVKKILEEQDEAECERYRELIPMFERMRDLASILRAKRKKRGSIDFDFPETKMILDENGVPLELRPYDRNVATKIIEDFMLIANETVAEDFFWQEIPFVYRTHDVPDEDKIKKFATFVNNFGHSLHISNKEVHPKEIQKLLAKAEGTPEEDLISRLALRSMKRARYTPENTGHFGLAASYYCHFTSPIRRYPDLQIHRIIKETLRGRMDTKRQEHYESILPEVTQKCSELERRADEAERETVKLKKVEYMKQHVGEVFEGVISGVTKWGLYVELDNTVEGLVHVVNMTDDHYDYREDTYEMVGEHLKKAYRLGETVKVQVLGTDDLARTIDFKIVEEQHGKRTGDEADRK, from the coding sequence ATGAAAAATACATTTGAAAAACGTAAAAAGCTGATTTACGATTTTATTTGTGATGAGTTTTATGTGCCGATGAAGTTTAAGGAGATTGCCATGCTCCTGCAGGTTCCGAAAGAGGCAAGGGGAGATCTGAAAGAGGTGCTGGAAAGTCTGGAGACCGAAGGAAAGATCCATGTGACGCAGACCGGAAAGTATATGAAAGGAGAGGCGAATAAGCTGATCGGGTATTTTCAGGCCAATGCAAGAGGATTCGGATTTGTGACGATCGAAAATGAGGAAGAAGATATTTTCATCGGAGAAGATGACCTGGGAGGCGCTTTTGACGGAGACCGTGTGGAGGTTGTCATTATAAAAAAGCCGGATGGAAAGCGCAAAGAAGGAAAGATCGTGAAGATACTGGAGCGCGGAGTAACGAAAGTTGTGGGGTATTTCCAGCGCAGCAAGAATTTTGGTTTTGTACTTCCGGATAATCAGAAGTTCCAGAAAGACATTTTTATTCCGCTGGAGCGGTCTAAGGGCGCGGTGACAGGGCATAAGGTTGTGGCAGAGATTACATCTTACGGTTCAAAAGATAAGAAACCGGAAGGAAAGATCGTGGAGATTTTGGGACATGTCAATGATCCGGGAGTGGATATTATGTCGATTATCAGAACCTACGATCTGCCAACAGAATTTCCGGAAAAGGTGCTGAACCAGGCAGAGCGTGTTTCATCTCCTGTCAGCACGCAGGATATGGCGGGCAGGATGGATCTTCGGCAGTGGCAGATGGTTACGATCGACGGCGAAGATGCCAAAGATCTGGACGATGCAATTTCGATTGAGGAAGACGGAGACAGATATCGTCTTGGCGTTCATATTGCAGATGTGACAAATTATGTGCAGGAGAACAGTGCGCTTGACTGGGAAGCGCTGAAACGCGGAACAAGTGTGTATCTGGCAGACCGGGTGATTCCGATGCTGCCGCACATACTGTCCAATGGCATCTGCTCTCTCAATGCAGGAGAAGACCGATTGGCTCTGAGCTGTATTATGTGGATTGACCGGAAAGGAAATGTAACGGATCATAAGATCGCGGAGACAGTGATACGGGTAGATGAACGTATGTCTTACACAAGTGTTAAGAAGATACTGGAAGAGCAGGATGAGGCAGAATGTGAACGATACCGGGAACTGATTCCGATGTTTGAAAGGATGCGTGATTTGGCTTCGATTCTGAGAGCAAAGCGAAAGAAGAGAGGTTCCATTGATTTTGATTTTCCGGAAACGAAAATGATTTTAGATGAAAATGGAGTTCCGTTGGAATTGCGGCCTTATGACAGAAATGTGGCGACAAAGATTATCGAAGACTTTATGCTGATTGCCAATGAGACGGTGGCAGAAGATTTCTTCTGGCAGGAAATTCCTTTTGTTTATCGTACCCACGATGTGCCGGATGAAGATAAGATTAAGAAGTTTGCTACATTTGTTAATAATTTCGGACACTCTCTGCATATTTCTAATAAAGAGGTTCACCCAAAAGAAATTCAGAAACTGCTTGCAAAGGCAGAGGGAACACCGGAAGAAGATCTGATTAGCCGGCTGGCGCTTCGTTCAATGAAGCGGGCAAGATATACGCCGGAAAATACAGGACATTTCGGATTGGCAGCGTCCTATTACTGTCATTTTACATCTCCGATCAGAAGGTATCCGGATCTTCAGATCCATCGGATTATCAAAGAAACGCTGCGGGGACGGATGGATACAAAAAGACAGGAGCATTATGAAAGTATTCTGCCGGAAGTGACACAAAAATGCAGCGAGCTTGAGCGAAGAGCTGACGAGGCAGAGCGAGAGACTGTAAAGCTGAAAAAAGTTGAATATATGAAACAGCATGTGGGAGAAGTCTTTGAAGGCGTTATTTCAGGTGTCACAAAATGGGGGCTGTATGTGGAACTTGACAATACAGTGGAAGGTCTTGTGCATGTAGTCAATATGACAGATGATCATTACGATTACCGGGAAGACACCTACGAGATGGTTGGAGAGCATCTGAAAAAGGCATATCGTCTTGGAGAGACTGTGAAGGTTCAGGTACTTGGAACGGATGATCTTGCAAGAACAATTGATTTTAAAATAGTGGAGGAACAGCATGGCAAAAGGACAGGGGACGAAGCTGATCGCAAATAA
- a CDS encoding YitT family protein, translating into MELRRKVKIFWILTFGTLLMAVGVYFFKFPNNFTFGGITGLSVVVAKTGIMSASNFTFIANMVLLLLGFIFLGKELGIMTTYCSVLLSFALDALERYIPMDAPLTDQPMMELLFAVAVPALASALLFNVGATSGGTDIVAMILKKYTSVDIGQALMISDVVVTLAAFFVFDVKTGLYSLLGLSIRSFMVDSFIESLNLHKYFTVVCDNPQPICDYITHEINRSATVCEAKGAFSGDNKYIIFTVMNRMEAVKLRNYIKIQEPHAFILISNTSQIIGKGFHSV; encoded by the coding sequence ATGGAACTTCGAAGAAAAGTCAAGATTTTTTGGATTTTGACATTTGGAACGCTGCTGATGGCTGTGGGGGTCTATTTTTTCAAATTTCCGAATAATTTTACATTTGGAGGAATTACAGGTCTTTCGGTAGTGGTTGCAAAAACCGGGATAATGAGTGCATCTAACTTTACATTTATTGCCAATATGGTGCTATTGTTACTCGGATTTATTTTTCTTGGTAAAGAGCTTGGAATTATGACAACGTACTGCAGTGTGCTGCTGTCATTTGCATTGGATGCGCTGGAACGCTACATTCCGATGGACGCACCGTTGACAGATCAGCCAATGATGGAATTACTGTTTGCAGTAGCGGTGCCGGCTTTGGCGAGTGCGCTTTTATTTAATGTAGGTGCGACAAGCGGAGGAACAGATATTGTTGCTATGATCTTAAAGAAGTATACCAGTGTAGATATTGGTCAGGCGCTTATGATCTCGGATGTAGTTGTAACGCTGGCGGCCTTTTTCGTATTTGATGTGAAGACGGGACTGTATTCGCTGCTCGGTCTGTCTATCCGTTCGTTTATGGTAGACAGTTTTATCGAGAGTTTAAATCTTCACAAGTATTTTACTGTTGTCTGTGACAATCCGCAGCCAATCTGTGATTATATTACGCATGAGATTAATCGAAGTGCGACAGTCTGTGAGGCAAAGGGAGCATTTTCCGGAGATAATAAATACATTATTTTTACTGTTATGAATCGTATGGAAGCGGTGAAGCTTAGAAACTATATTAAGATTCAGGAGCCGCATGCATTTATTCTCATTTCCAATACGAGTCAGATCATTGGAAAAGGGTTCCACAGTGTATAA
- a CDS encoding response regulator transcription factor gives MEKLKILVVDDESRMRKLVKDFLEREGYEVLEAGDGMEAMDVFYENQDIALMILDVMMPKMDGWQVCREIRRESKLPIIMLTARADERDELQGFELGVDEYISKPFSPKILVARVSAILRRTNALTNDEVVDAGGILIDKAAHTVKIGEKEIDLSFKEFELLSYFVENQGIALSREKILNHVWNYDYFGDARTIDTHVKKLRSKLGDKGEYIKTIWGMGYKFEV, from the coding sequence ATGGAGAAATTAAAGATTTTGGTAGTCGATGACGAGAGCCGAATGAGAAAGCTTGTAAAAGATTTTCTGGAACGGGAAGGCTATGAAGTGCTTGAAGCAGGAGACGGAATGGAAGCAATGGATGTATTTTATGAGAATCAGGATATTGCGCTGATGATCCTGGATGTAATGATGCCGAAGATGGACGGCTGGCAGGTATGTCGTGAGATCCGGCGGGAGTCAAAGCTTCCGATCATTATGCTGACGGCAAGAGCGGATGAGCGGGATGAACTGCAGGGATTTGAACTTGGAGTAGATGAGTACATTTCCAAACCATTCAGTCCAAAGATTCTTGTGGCAAGAGTTTCAGCAATTTTAAGAAGAACAAATGCGCTGACAAATGATGAAGTGGTAGATGCAGGCGGCATTTTGATTGATAAAGCAGCACACACGGTAAAGATCGGAGAGAAGGAAATTGACCTTAGCTTTAAAGAGTTTGAATTGTTATCGTATTTTGTAGAGAATCAGGGGATTGCGCTTTCCCGGGAGAAGATCCTGAATCATGTCTGGAATTATGACTATTTTGGGGATGCGCGGACGATCGATACCCATGTGAAAAAGCTTCGGAGCAAGCTTGGGGATAAGGGAGAATATATTAAGACAATCTGGGGCATGGGATATAAATTTGAGGTGTAA
- the secG gene encoding preprotein translocase subunit SecG, with amino-acid sequence MEILKIVLTILFVIDCIALTIIVLLQEGKSAGLGTIAGGADTYWGQNKGRSMEGALVKSTKFLAILFLVLAAVLNLKVFA; translated from the coding sequence ATGGAAATTTTGAAAATTGTATTAACTATTTTATTTGTAATAGACTGTATCGCATTGACAATCATCGTGTTACTGCAGGAAGGCAAGTCAGCAGGTCTTGGAACAATTGCCGGAGGAGCAGACACATACTGGGGACAGAACAAAGGACGCTCTATGGAAGGCGCACTTGTAAAGTCTACAAAGTTTTTGGCAATTTTATTTTTAGTTCTTGCAGCAGTATTGAACTTGAAAGTATTTGCATAA
- a CDS encoding FAD-dependent oxidoreductase, translating into MTEKQNYDVIIIGAGPSGIFCAYELMEKKPNLRILMIEKGRSIEKRNCPKRKTKVCVGCNPCSITTGFAGAGAFSDGKLSLSPDVGGNLPEILGYEYTEELLREADKIYLKFGADKKIYGIDDAAAIERLRTKAIQANLKLIECPIRHLGTEEGYKIYTKLQHHLEEKGVEIRFLTMVEELLTEEGRVIGVRTDHGDSFYAPEVVAGVGREGSEWFSNTCRKLGIETENGTVDVGVRVEVRDEIMKELNEKLYEAKLVYYTPTFDDKVRVFCTNPSGEVATEYYDDHLAVVNGHAYKSSDLKTNNTNFALLVSKNFTKPFRSPIEYGKHIAQLGNMLSGGKILLQRYGDFKRGRRTTEERLLRNNIVPTLKDAVPGDLSLVFPHRIMVAIDEMLRALDKVTPGIASDETLLYGVEVKFYSNKVLVDDCFQTSLPGLRAIGDGASVTRGLMQASANGIAVARAVMQILDK; encoded by the coding sequence ATGACAGAAAAACAGAACTATGACGTAATTATAATAGGGGCAGGTCCATCCGGAATTTTTTGCGCTTATGAACTTATGGAGAAGAAACCGAACCTTCGTATTCTGATGATTGAAAAAGGACGGTCAATTGAAAAGAGAAACTGTCCGAAGCGAAAAACAAAGGTATGTGTGGGATGTAATCCCTGTTCCATTACAACAGGATTTGCAGGGGCAGGAGCATTTTCAGATGGGAAATTATCGCTTTCTCCGGATGTTGGAGGAAACTTACCGGAGATTCTCGGCTATGAGTACACGGAGGAGCTTCTGAGGGAGGCAGATAAAATCTATCTGAAATTTGGAGCAGATAAAAAGATATATGGCATTGATGATGCAGCGGCGATCGAACGGCTGCGGACAAAGGCGATCCAGGCGAATTTGAAGCTGATCGAGTGTCCGATCCGTCATCTTGGAACAGAGGAAGGATACAAGATTTATACAAAACTCCAGCATCATTTGGAAGAAAAAGGAGTTGAGATTCGCTTTCTGACAATGGTGGAGGAACTTTTGACAGAAGAGGGGCGTGTCATTGGTGTACGAACAGATCATGGAGATAGTTTTTATGCACCGGAAGTCGTGGCAGGTGTCGGACGAGAAGGATCAGAATGGTTTTCCAACACATGCAGGAAGCTCGGGATTGAGACTGAGAATGGAACTGTTGATGTAGGGGTGCGCGTAGAAGTGCGCGACGAGATTATGAAAGAACTCAACGAGAAGCTTTACGAGGCAAAACTTGTATATTATACGCCGACATTTGATGATAAGGTAAGAGTATTTTGTACGAATCCATCGGGCGAAGTGGCGACAGAGTATTATGATGACCATTTGGCTGTTGTCAATGGACATGCGTATAAGTCCAGCGACCTTAAGACGAATAATACGAATTTTGCCCTGCTTGTTTCAAAGAATTTTACGAAACCGTTCCGTTCACCGATCGAATATGGAAAGCACATTGCACAGCTTGGAAATATGCTGTCCGGAGGGAAGATTCTTCTTCAGCGCTATGGAGATTTTAAGCGTGGAAGAAGAACGACGGAGGAACGACTTTTACGAAACAATATCGTTCCGACACTCAAAGATGCAGTTCCGGGTGACTTGTCTCTTGTATTTCCGCATCGGATCATGGTGGCCATTGATGAAATGCTTCGTGCGCTTGATAAAGTAACGCCGGGAATTGCAAGTGACGAGACACTTCTCTATGGGGTGGAAGTAAAGTTCTATTCGAATAAGGTACTTGTGGATGATTGTTTTCAGACGAGTCTTCCGGGGCTTCGGGCAATCGGAGACGGGGCATCGGTAACGCGCGGACTGATGCAGGCATCGGCAAATGGGATTGCAGTGGCAAGAGCGGTGATGCAGATTTTGGACAAATAA
- the eno gene encoding phosphopyruvate hydratase: MYHFLPIKDIFAREILDSRGNPTIEVDVLAGNDIIGRASVPSGASTGQFEAVELRDGENRYRGLGVLRAVDHVNCDIADALVGMNVFDQRKIDALLLRRDGTDNKSNLGANAMLGVSLACARAASQAMKLPLYRYLGGINAHRLPVPMMNILNGGRHADNNIDFQEFMIMPTKACSFRESLRIGSEIYHTLRNLLKEQNLSTAVGDEGGFAPELSNARAVLSVITEAIQRAGYQPKEEIVIALDAAASELYDTSFHKYVFEGEGRANNTKILRSSEEMIEYYEELITEFPIASIEDPLDEEDWDGWELLTTRLGNDVQLVGDDLFVTNRKRLELGIGRGAANAVLIKVNQIGTLTEAVDAIETARSHGYKAVISHRSGETEDTFISDLSVAFNTGQIKTGAPCRSERTAKYNRLLRIEEDLDSAAVYDDPFFWKYE; the protein is encoded by the coding sequence ATGTACCATTTTTTACCGATAAAAGATATTTTTGCCCGGGAAATTCTTGACTCCCGCGGCAATCCTACAATTGAAGTAGATGTGCTGGCCGGAAATGATATCATCGGACGCGCATCCGTTCCGTCCGGCGCCTCTACAGGACAATTTGAAGCAGTTGAACTGCGGGACGGTGAAAATCGTTACCGCGGTCTTGGCGTACTCCGTGCCGTTGATCACGTCAATTGCGATATTGCAGACGCTCTGGTTGGTATGAATGTTTTCGACCAGAGAAAGATTGACGCGCTTCTTCTTCGCCGGGATGGAACCGACAATAAAAGTAATCTGGGTGCCAATGCCATGCTTGGTGTCTCTCTTGCCTGTGCAAGAGCTGCCTCTCAGGCAATGAAACTTCCGCTTTACCGTTATCTTGGCGGAATCAACGCCCATCGGCTTCCTGTTCCGATGATGAATATTTTAAACGGCGGGCGTCATGCAGATAACAATATTGATTTTCAGGAATTCATGATCATGCCGACAAAAGCATGTTCCTTTCGCGAATCTCTTCGCATCGGCTCTGAAATTTACCATACGCTGCGCAATCTCTTAAAAGAACAAAATCTTTCTACCGCTGTCGGAGACGAGGGGGGATTTGCTCCGGAACTGTCCAATGCCAGAGCAGTTCTCTCCGTCATAACGGAAGCGATTCAGCGTGCCGGCTATCAGCCAAAAGAAGAAATCGTAATTGCACTTGATGCAGCAGCCAGTGAACTTTATGACACTTCCTTTCACAAATATGTATTTGAAGGGGAAGGACGTGCAAACAATACTAAGATACTCCGTTCTTCTGAAGAAATGATTGAATATTATGAAGAACTGATAACGGAATTCCCTATTGCTTCTATTGAAGATCCTCTGGATGAAGAGGACTGGGACGGGTGGGAACTGCTCACGACACGGCTTGGAAATGATGTGCAGCTTGTCGGTGATGATCTCTTTGTTACCAACCGCAAACGACTGGAACTTGGAATCGGCCGCGGCGCAGCCAACGCAGTTCTAATTAAGGTCAACCAAATCGGAACACTGACAGAGGCAGTTGATGCCATTGAAACTGCCCGTTCCCACGGCTACAAAGCAGTTATTTCTCACCGCTCCGGTGAAACAGAAGATACGTTCATTTCCGATCTTTCCGTCGCATTTAATACCGGACAGATAAAAACCGGCGCTCCATGCCGTTCTGAACGCACTGCCAAATATAATCGCCTTCTTCGCATTGAAGAGGACCTTGACTCTGCTGCAGTATATGATGATCCGTTTTTCTGGAAATATGAATAG